From one Mesoplodon densirostris isolate mMesDen1 chromosome 19, mMesDen1 primary haplotype, whole genome shotgun sequence genomic stretch:
- the LOC132480384 gene encoding eukaryotic translation initiation factor 4B-like, whose amino-acid sequence MAASAKKKNKKGKTISLTDFLAEDGGTGGGSTYVPKPVSWADETDDLEGDVSTTWHSNDDDVYRAPPIDRSILPTAPRAAREPNIDRSRLPKSPPYTAFLGNLPYDVTEDSIKEFFRGLNISAVRLPREPSNPERLKGFGYAEFEDLDSLFTALSLSEESLGNRRIRVDVADQAQDKDRDDRSFGRDRNRDSDKTDTDWRARPATDSFDDYPPRRGDDSFGDKFRDRYDSDRYRDGYRDSYRDGPRRDMDRYGGRDRYDDRGSRDYDRGYDSRIGSGRRAFGSGYRRDDDYRGGGDRYEDRYERRDDRSWSSRDDYSRDDYRRDDRGPPQRPKLNLKPRSTPKEDDSSASTSQSSRAASIFGGAKPVDTAAREREVEERLQKEQEKLQRQLDEPKLERRPRERHPSWRSEETQERERSRTGSESSQSGTSATSGRNSRRRESEKSLENETPNKEEDCQSPTSKPPKPEQPLKVMPAPPPKENAWVKRSSNPPARSQSSDTEQQSPTSGGGKVVPAQPSEEGPVRKDENKVDGVSAPKGQSGNSSRGPGDGGNKDHWKESDRKDGKKDQDSRSAPEPKKAEENPASKFSSASTYAALAVDGEDENEGEDYTE is encoded by the coding sequence ATGGCGGCCTCAGcaaaaaagaagaataagaagGGGAAGACCATCTCCCTAACAGACTTCCTGGCTGAGGATGGAGGGACTGGTGGAGGAAGCACCTATGTCCCCAAACCAGTCAGCTGGGCTGATGAAACAGATGACCTAGAAGGAGATGTTTCAACCACTTGGcatagtaatgatgatgatgtgtATAGGGCACCTCCAATTGACCGTTCCATCCTGCCCACTGCTCCACGGGCTGCTCGGGAACCCAATATTGACCGGAGCCGTCTTCCCAAATCACCACCCTACACTGCTTTTCTAGGGAACCTGCCCTATGATGTGACAGAAGACTCCATTAAGGAATTCTTTAGAGGATTAAATATCAGTGCAGTGCGTTTACCACGTGAACCCAGCAATCCTGAGAGGTTGAAAGGTTTTGGTTATGCTGAGTTTGAGGACCTGGATTCCTTGTTCACTGCCCTGAGCCTCAGTGAAGAGTCTCTAGGTAACAGGAGAATTCGAGTGGACGTTGCTGATCAAGCACAGGATAAAGACAGGGATGATCGTTCTTTTGGCCGAGATAGAAATCGGGATTCTGACAAAACAGATACAGACTGGAGGGCCCGTCCTGCTACAGACAGCTTTGATGACTACCCACCTAGAAGAGGTGATGATAGCTTTGGAGACAAGTTTCGAGATCGTTACGATTCAGACCGATATCGTGATGGGTATCGGGACAGTTACCGTGATGGCCCACGCCGGGACATGGATCGATACGGGGGCCGAGATCGCTATGATGACCGAGGCAGCAGAGACTATGATAGAGGCTACGATTCCAGGATAGGCAGTGGCAGAAGAGCATTTGGTAGTGGGTACCGTAGGGATGACGACTACAGAGGAGGTGGGGACCGCTATGAAGACAGATATGAGAGACGAGATGACCGGTCATGGAGCTCCAGAGACGATTACTCTCGGGATGATTATAGGCGTGATGATAGAGGTCCCCCCCAAAGACCCAAACTGAACCTAAAGCCTCGGAGTACTCCTAAGGAAGATGATTCCTCTGCTAGCACATCCCAGTCCAGTCGAGCAGCCTCTATCTTTGGAGGGGCCAAGCCTGTTGACACAGCTGCTAGAGAACGAGAAGTAGAAGAGCGGCTACAGAAGGAACAGGAGAAACTGCAGCGTCAGTTGGATGAGCCAAAACTAGAACGACGGCCTCGGGAGAGACACCCAAGCTGGCGAAGTGAAGAAACTCAGGAACGGGAACGATCGAGGACAGGAAGTGAGTCATCACAATCGGGGACCTCAGCCACATCTGGCAGAAATTCACgaaggagagagagtgagaagtcTCTAGAAAATGAAACACCCAATAAAGAGGAAGACTGTCAGTCTCCAACTTCTAAGCCTCCCAAACCTGAACAGCCTCTAAAGGTAATGCCAGCCCCTCCACCAAAGGAGAATGCTTGGGTGAAGCGAAGTTCTAACCCTCCTGCTCGATCTCAGAGCTCAGACACAGAGCAGCAGTCCCCTACAAGTGGTGGAGGGAAAGTAGTTCCAGCTCAACCATCTGAGGAAGGACCAGTaaggaaagatgaaaataaagtaGATGGGGTGAGTGCCCCAAAAGGCCAAAGTGGAAATTCCAGCCGTGGTCCAGGAGATGGAGGGAACAAAGACCACTGGAAGGAGTCAGATAGGAAAGATGGCAAAAAGGATCAAGACTCCAGATCTGCACCTGAGCCAAAGAAAGCTGAAGAAAATCCAGCCTCTAAGTTCAGTTCTGCAAGCACGTATGCTGCTCTTGCCGTTGATGGTGAAGATGAAAATGAGGGAGAAGATTACACCGAATAG